The following are encoded in a window of Torulaspora globosa chromosome 4, complete sequence genomic DNA:
- the LSM5 gene encoding RNA-binding protein LSM5 (ancestral locus Anc_8.192), with protein sequence MATIPEVLPLEIIDKTINQPVWIVLQSNREFTGTLIGFDDFVNVIIEDAVEWVYNSQFEDEKIMEHHGRMLLSGNNIAMLVPGGRS encoded by the coding sequence ATGGCAACAATACCGGAGGTTTTACCACTGGAGATCATAGACAAGACCATAAACCAGCCGGTATGGATTGTTCTGCAGTCTAACAGAGAGTTCACCGGAACGTTGATCGGGTTCGATGATTTTGTTAACGTTATCATAGAGGATGCGGTGGAGTGGGTTTACAACAGCCAGTTCGAGGACGAGAAAATCATGGAGCACCACGGAAGAATGCTATTGAGCGGTAATAACATTGCAATGCTGGTACCTGGTGGGAGAAGTTGA